The stretch of DNA GAACAACTCGCAGAATTGCAGATGGAATTCGTAATTTTGCTTTTTAAGCAGTTCAATAGCATGGGGATCTGTTGTGGAATAAACGCCGCTTGGATCATTTTTATCCAAAGAAGCGTACCACTCTTCAGTGATCTGCTTTGCTTTATCTAATAAAAACTCACGGATTTCTTGAGCTGGCTTCATATTTTTTCCTCCTGCGGCTAAATAAATGAACATTCGTTATTTTAAACGATTTTTATAAAATAAGCTATCCTTGCATGACCTCTCTGCATAAGCAGCCTTTTTCTTTTAAAAAACATTATAGACAATCAAAAACAGGCAGCAGCTGCAATATTTTTTATTTTTGGACTGAATATGTTTTATTTTTCTTAAGATGGGTAAAGAAGTAATTCATTACGATAAAACAAGGAGGTTTTCTACAAGATGACACCAATTGAACTTTTCGGATGGTCTTTATCTACTTTGCTGACAGCCGGCTTCGCTGGTTCACTTTTTTTCATGTCGAGAAAACCAAAATTGTTTTCCGAATCCGAGTATAGCTCCTCACGAAAGCATGATCGTGAAAACAGACAAAACCACAGCCGATAACTGTTGAATGTTTTTGTTGAGCAAACCGGAAAATCGACAACTGGGGAGTTTAAGCAAGCTCCTTTTTGCTTTATGACCATGGATGCCATACACTTGAAACCTGAAAAAGCTCCAAAGCCGCCCCTTAGCGGCTGGGGCTTTTTTGTCATTTATCCCCGGTTATTTTATTCACAAATGAAACAGCGAGATCGATTATACTCTCCGCTTTTGTTTTCGTTACGGCTTCAGACGGGCTGTTAAGAAACCATTCCAATGAATTTGTTCCAGTTAATCGATTTAAATCAACTGGCCCCTGGATTCCTTCAATTTTCCCCCTGTCTGTATACTGCCATATGTCACACGGAAAGTCCGGCTGTTTCTGGCTGTACCGCGGAATCCAGACAAAATCAGCCCTTACTTTTTCTGCTTCAAATGCCTTGTATGTATGGTGGCCGACATACAAGCCAACTTTTTTGGCCCCTAAACGCCGAAGCTCATCAATAAACGCTTGCGTACCGGCACGCATATCATTCATCGTTTTCACTTCCACATCTGCCGCCCAAAAAGCGGCTCTTTGATCACCCCGTTTCCAAAAGTCGCGCGCTTCGATGACCGCATCATTAACTGAAACAAACC from Domibacillus sp. DTU_2020_1001157_1_SI_ALB_TIR_016 encodes:
- a CDS encoding glycoside hydrolase family 25 protein yields the protein MKQIIDISHHQGVIDWKTAHRHIELAILRVQDGSTTRDRCYAANAAACNEYGIPFGNYAFCRFVSVNDAVIEARDFWKRGDQRAAFWAADVEVKTMNDMRAGTQAFIDELRRLGAKKVGLYVGHHTYKAFEAEKVRADFVWIPRYSQKQPDFPCDIWQYTDRGKIEGIQGPVDLNRLTGTNSLEWFLNSPSEAVTKTKAESIIDLAVSFVNKITGDK